The DNA sequence TTCCGGCGCGCCTGCGATGCGGGCGAGCAGCAAGTGGACAATGTTCTCGCTCAGTTCATGATCGCCGCCAGAGATCCAGATTTTGGTGCCGGTGATGTTATACGTGCCGTCGCCCAGCGGTTCGGCGCGCGTGCGCACGTCGGCGAGCGACGAGCCGGCATCGGGCTCGGTGAGCGCCATCGTGCCGGTAAAGCGCCCCTCGAACATTGGGGGCAGATAGAGCGACTGCAGTTCGGGGTTGCCGAACTTCGCAATGAGATCGGCGGCACCGGCCGTGAGCATTGCATACGATGTGGTTGCCACATTGGCGGCGTCGAACCACGCCAGCGAGGCCGCCGAGATCACGTGCGGCAGTTGCATGCCACCGAACTTCGCGTCGTGCGTGCCGGCAATGAATCCGGCTTCGGCAATCGCGCGCACCGCGGCCTGCACTTCGGGAATGATCACCACGCGGCCGTCCACCACGCGCGGTTCGTCTGTGTCGTTCTTTTTGCGATGGTTGGCGAGATGCTCCACGGCAATGCCGTGCGCCGTGTCGAGGACGGCGTCGAAAATCTCCCGACTGTGCTCGGCAAAGCGCGGCCGCTTCGCGAGCGACGCCGTGTCGAGCACTTCGTACAACTGGAACGTCACATCGCGGGGATTCAGCAGAAACTCGGTCACGGCGCGGGTCCTGGCAGAGGCAGAGGAGGGTGAGCCGCCGGCGTCATCGACCGGGGTTTTCCTAATTATATGCTGGCGAAATGGCGGCGGCGTATCGGAGGTGGTACGCCCCCCCCCCCGTGGCGACCGAAATAAAGGTGACATATCGACGGCGGCCTGACGCTGCTGTAAGTTTTTTCCGGTTCAAAGCACACCGTCTCCCCCCGTAGCCCCCCGATTGCCATGACGCGTTTGTTGCTTGCCGTGTGGCTGCAGCTGGCCGCCTTCGGCTCTGCCGTTGGTACCGCCATTGGAGCCGTGTTTGGCACTGCCCCGCAGGTCGCCCAAGTGGCCGCGCCCGCGGCCCGCGCTCCCTCGAGCGCTGTGACCCCCATCGCCTCCGCTATTGCCCGCCGGGCCAAGGGCGATTCCGTGACCCTCGCTGGCCGCGCCACCTCCGGCACCGGCCAGCTCCAGTCCTCGGCGTTCGACATTTCCATGCAAGACGCCACCGCCGGCATCCGCGTCTTTTCCAAGAAGTTCGCTGTGGAGGTGCATGAGGGAGACAGCGTGGTCGCCACCGGCGTCGTGCAGACCTACGCGGCGCCCTTGAACTTGTTGCCTCTCGGTTGACAGTCGTCCCCGCCGAGGCGCGCCACGTGCTCTCGGCTGATGTGCCGATCGACCAGTCGATGCTCCCGAAATACGACGGGATGGTCGTGCGCGCCCGAGGACGGGTCGCTCGATTTGGCACCAGTGAGGGGGGCCAGTTTCTCACGATGCGCGACATGCGCCCCGACGCCAAGGGGACGCTCACCATTTGGGTTCCCAGCAATCACGGCGCGCCAATCGATCTCGCGCGGGCGCGTTTTGAAGACAGCGTTACTGTCACCGGCATTATGTCGCGCTATCAAGACAACCCCAGCGACCCCATCGTGTGGCAGGTGATTCCGCGCACCAACGATGACGTGATTGTCCCCGCGCCGGTCAAAGAAGTGCCCGGATGGGTCAACGGCGCGGCACTCGCCGTGGCGGTGCTGCTCGCGCTCGCGCTGTTTGCCGGCCGCTGGTCGGCGAGCCGTCAGTTCCGCTCCCTGCGCGAAACCGAGACGCGCTACCGTCAGTTGCTCGCCCTTTCGCCAGACGCCGTGCTCGTGCACGCGGATGGCGTGGTGCGCTTTGCCAATGCGGCCGCTGCCAAACTGCTCGGGCTCGACAGTGAAGCGGAACTCAGTGGGCGGACGCTCTCAGATTTTGTGCCCTCGGAGTTTCGTGCGCCCATCGAATCCCCCTCGCTCCCAGAGCCGGGACACCTCGCGTTGCGGCATCGCGGTCAGCTCCGCAGTCACACCGGACGTCTCGTGGATGTTGAGGCGACGGCCGCACCGTGTGTCTATCTCGACCGCGCGGCCGTGGTGGTGCTCGCGCGCGACATCACGCAGCAGCTTCGCTACGAGCGCGATCTCCAGGGACTCGCGCTGATTGACGAACTGACGGGCATCGCGAATCGCCGCGGCTTTTCACTCTTTGCGGAACAGGAACTCGCACGCGCGCGTCGGGAGCGCCGTGTGCCGGTCGTCGTGTTTGCTGACATTGACCTACTCAAACAGATCAACGACGCGCACGGCCATGCGGCCGGCGATCAAGCCATTCGCATTGTGTCCGCTGCGTTTCGCAGCGTGCTCCGCGAGTCGGATGTGATGGCGCGCTGGGGTGGCGACGAGTTTGTGGCGCTTATTGGCGAAGGCGGGGAACGCACCGCGCAACAACTGTCCGCACGTTTGGCTGGTGCCATTGCGGCGCTCCGGCCGCCGGGGCTCGCCTTCACCGTGCGGGCGAGCGTTGGTATGTGTCCGCTCGATACGACGCTCACACTCAACGAAGCGCTCGAGCGGGCCGACGCGGCGCTCTACGAACAGAAGCGCACAACGACCTAACGGGACGCGTCTATACGTCGAGCGCGCGTCGCAAAGCTGCGGCGCCGGCACTCCCGCCGGCGCCAATCACGCGGTCCACGCCCGCCACAATCAACGTGAACCCGCGTTCGCGCCACGGCCGCACCGCATCAGCGCTCGCACCAAAGATGCCTTTGGGCACGCCCGCGCGATCGCAACCAGCGGCAATGTCCAGCACAGCGCGCTGAAATTCGTCGCGGGCGAACTCTCCAGGCATTCCGAGACTGGCCGAGAGATCATTCGGCCCCACGAGCACCGCCGCTACGCCTGGCGTTGCGGCAATGGCGTCGATATTCCGCACGGCCTCCGCCGTCTCGGCCTGCACCACCACGGCACCGCGCCCCGCCACCGCCGCCACGGCGCTCGCCGCCATTTTCGCATCGCTCACGAGCGGTACAATAACGCCAACCGCGCCACCGTCGAACGCTGCGACGAGCCAGGCCTCCGTGAGCGTCGCGATGCGCACGAGGCACATGGTGTGATGCGCCGCACGCCGCACGTACGCCCCCACGTTCTCTGGCGTGAACGCGCCATGCTCACCGTCCACAAAGAGCCAATCAAAATGCAGCGGCGCATACGCATCGCCCGCTTCGGGGGTTGGGTCGGTCACCAATGTGCCGAGGAGCGTTTCGCCCGCGCCGAGTCGTTTCAACTGCCGCGCACCTGCAGGCAACCCGCCTGTTGCGCACGGATCACGGCAAAGATTCCCGACGGCTGCAACACCACGCCAGGGACGAGTAAGCTCATCGCTTTTTTGCGGGCGTCGTCTGCGCTCAATTTATCTTTTTCTGCAATCATCGACACGCAGCCGCCAAAAGCCAATCCGCACCCGAGCGCAATGCCACCTCGCGCAATGAACTGATCGAGCGCCATCGCATCAAAATCGGCGGGGGTGCCATCCTGCTTGGAGTTCAGCAGCGCGGGGTTGCGGTCCGTCGGCTGCTCCGTGACCGGATGCTTTACGTTGTTCTTCTTTCCAATGCCGTAGGCCTCCCAATACGCCTGCTGCATGGCGAGGGCAATCGCGTTGTGCCGGAGCACCAACACCGTTTGCATCTCCTCGGGCTTGGCGCCCATCACGGCGGCGTACTGTTTGGCCCACATCGATGCGCGGAACACGCCAGATCCTTCCTCAATCTCGGCGCAGTCCACCACCACGCGGTGCTTGGCCTTGATCGTGTCGGCCCAACGCAGATCCCACGGTTCATCGCCGGCCGGATCGGCCGAGACCGACGTCGCACGGATCGCGTCCGAAGGCATCGCGCCGAGGACGGCGGGGAGCCCGAGGAATGCAGCGCCGCCTCCAATCTGTTCAATGAATTCGCGTCGGGTCGTGGCCATGCGTTCTCCGGGGGAAGAGTGAAGGCATCAGATTACTTCGCCGCATGGCGTCCGTCCAGCAGACACGCAGCTCCAACGCACGACGGGGGCGGCCCGCTGGCCGCCCCCGTCGCGTTCTATAATCGTGCCGAACGTTCGTACACTACTTCGAACGCGGCTCCTTGTGCTCGGCGTCATCCATGCCAAACGGGTTGGCGGCATCATCGCCGCCGCTCACCCGCTCCACATGGAGCTTCTGCTTGAGCGTTGTGGTGCCAACGGTCAGCGTCACGAGGTAATCGCCCGTGCCGGCCGTAAAGCCACCAGCGCCGCCGCCAAAGCCAGCAAAACCACCGCGTCCACCGGCCGGAGCGGGCGGCTTGATCCCAATCAACTGGAAGATCTTGTTCACGTTGGCGGGTTCGGCCGCGCCACCGCGGCCACCACGTCCACCGCCGGCATCAGCGGGGGCACCAGCCACACGTGGCGCTTCTTCGCCCGGACGCGCGCAGAAGGTTTCCCACTGCGTAAGCGGCTGGTAGCACGGAGCGCCACCGGCGCCGCGACCACCACCGCCGCCGCCACCCGCGCGGCCACCGCGACCGCCGGCCGCGCCTGCTGCCGCCGGAAGGATCAACTGCTTGGCACGCGCGAGCGCGGCCGAGTCGTACTTGGCGGCAGTGAGCGAGTCGAGCACCTTGGGGCCGCGCACGGCCTTGAGAATGCTGTCGCGACGTTCCGACGCTGAGAGCGGCGCAGCCGGAGCGGCCGCACGCGTTCCCTGATAGTTCCATACCAGCGTGTGCATTCCCGGTCCGCCGGGGCCGGTGAGCGTGGCAATCACGTCACCCGAGGCATCGCTGACCGTGACACGCGCCGAACCCGCCGCTGCGCCCGCGCCCAAACGATACTGGATTTGCGCGCCATACGCGGGGCTCGCCATTGTGAAAAAGCCCTGCGCATTGCCATTGCCACCGCTGGCGAGCGTCGGGCCCTCGCCCCACTGATACGACGTGCGCGGCTCAAACAAATGCACGGGGTTCGCAACAACTTTGGCCGTGAGCTGCTCGAGCGGCGCGATGTCCGTAATCCAGAAGCTACGACCGTGCGTCGCGGCAATGAGCTCGTGATCGCGCGGATGAATCTTGAGGTCAAACACCGGCACCGACGGCAGGTTCGCCGCAAACTTGCTCCACGTCTTGCCGCGGTCGAGCGAGGCGTACACCGAGAGGGAGCTGCCGACAAAAAGCAGATCCTTGTTGGTAGGATCTTCACGAATCACATGCAGGTAATCGGCCGGCGAATCCTTGGGCAGATTGTTCACCACGCTCGTGAACGTCTTGCCGCCGTCAGTCGTCGCGTAGAGATACGGCGCGAAATCGTTGTTGCGGTGGTTGTCGAACGCCACCCAGAAGCTCAGCGTGTCGAAGTGCGATGGCTCAATGCGCGCCACAAACAATTCGTTGGGCAGCCCCGGGAACCGCCCCGAGAGATTCTCCCACGTGCCGCCGTCGTTCATGGACTTCCACACATTGCCGTCGTCCGTGCCAGCGAAGATCACGCCGGGCTTCACATACGACTCGGCGAACGCCACAATCGTGCCGTACGTCTCGGCGCCGGTAGCGTCGAGCGTGATGCCGCCGGTGTACATGATGGACGTGTCAATCTTCGCCTGCAGCTTCTTGCTCAGGTCAGGCGAAATCAGGAACAGCTCCTCGCCTTTCTTGGTGCTCTTGAGCAGACGGTTGCCGCCAAAGTAGATGGTGCTCGGATTGTGCGAGCTCAGCACGAGCGGCGAGTTCCAGTTGAAGCGGAGGTTCAGATCCACCGAGTCCTTGGCCTGCTGCGCACGGAGCGCGGCGAGGGCCTTGGTCTGATCCTTGGTCTCCGGCGTCAGCGGATTGCCACGCACCACGGCAATGGAATCTTCCCACTGCTTGTAGCGCTCCTGCCAGCTCGGCTTGCGGAAGCTCATCCGCTCGCCGGTCTTGGTGTTCACGCGCGAGGCGTTGCCGCCCTGGCTTTCGCCGTAGATGATCGACGGATCGGTCGGGTCCTGCGCCGAGTAGAAGCCGTCGCCGCCGGCAAAGGTGAACCAGTAGGAGTTGTTAATCGCGCTCTTCCGCTTGCTCGGGCCGCACCACGAGCCATTGTCCTGCGCGCCGCCGCAGATGTTGTAGGGCGTCGCGTAGTCGTAGGTCACTTCGTAGAACTGCCCGATGGGCAGATTCATCAGCTGCGTGAAGTTACCGCCACGGTCAAAGGTCACCGAGAGACCGCCATCGTTGGCGAGGAACCAACGCTCGCCATCGGTGGGATCAATCCAGATGCCGTGGTCGTCCACGTGCACGTTCATCGCGGCGCCACGGATGGTCTTGCCGCCGTCATCCGAGACCTGCAACTGCGTGCTTGAGAAGTACACGCGATCGGCGTTCTTGGGATCGACGCGCACCTGCGAGTAGTAGAACGGGCGCACGTTGAAGTTGTTCATCTGCGCCCAGGTCGCGCCGCCATCGGTGGAGCGATACAAGCCGCTCGCCTTGGGCGAGTTGTCGCTCTTGTAGCTGCCGTCCTTGGGGTTGGAAGAATCGGCGGCTTCGGTGAGCGCGTACATCACCTTCGGGTTCGAGAGCGCGATGGCGAGACCAATGCGTCCCTTGGGGCCAGCGGGGAAACCACCGCCCTTCACTTCCGTCCACGTCTTGCCAGCGTCCGCGCTCTTCCAGAGGCCAGAGCCCGCGCCGCCCGAATGGAGCGAGTAGGGCGTACGGAAACGCTGATAACTCGAGGCCCAGAGCACATCGGGGTTGCTCGGATCGAGCGCGATGTCAACAAAGCCTGCTTTATCGCTGACGAACTTGATGAGGTTCCACGTCTTGCCGCCGTCGGTGGTCTTGTAGATGCCGCGTTCCGGGTTCGACTTCCACGCGGCGCCGAGGGCGGCCACGTAGACGGTGTTCGGATCTTTGGGATGCACCACAATGCGGCCGATGTGCTGCGTCTTCTCGAGCCCCATCAGGGTCCAGGTGATGCCGCCGTCATTGCTCTTGTAGATACCGGCGCCCGGCTCGATGGTGTTACGCGAGTTCGGTTCGCCCGTGCCGGCCCACACCTGCTGCGTATCGCTCGGGGCAATCGCCAACACGCCCATCGAGATGATGCGCTTGTCGTCGAACACGGGGCGCCAGGTGGTGCCGTTGTTGCCGCTCTTCCAAATGCCACCGGCGGCGGCAGCCACAAAGATGGTCTTGGACGGGCCGGGAATACCGACCACATCGGAGAGGCGACCGCCAAAGTTGGAGGGGCCGACGTTGCGCCACTTGAGCCCGGCGACCACCGTCGAGTCGACGGTCTGGGCGCTGAGCTGCGGCGTGGCACCGGCAATCGCGACCACGGCACCAACAGCGGCAATCCAACGAGTTGCAGAAACACGAATCATAGAAAGTCCCGAAAAGTGGGGCGCCGCTGGGGCGCGGGGACAGCACACTGACGCCCGCGGGGAGAGCTCCCCGGCGGACGCCACACTACCATATAGAAAACGCGCCCATCGCGGTAGACGTTGATTATCAGGGCCTCCTTCGCCACCGTGTAACGATGGCATTCTTCCAAGAATCCAATAACCCGGCCCAGCGGGGCCTTATTGACCGCCTGATCCGGCGGTTCGGCACCCCGGCGTGGACCGCGGCAATGGCGCTGATGTACGTCGTGGGGCTGAGCGCCTACGGGGTGGCACTGGTGCCGGCCTTCGCGATCCTCGAGCGGTGGGGGCTCCCGGTCTGGCATGCGGCCGCATGGTGGCGCCTGCCGGCCTTTGCCGGCGTCGTGGTGCTTAGCGCCTTTGCGTGGGGATTCACGCTGCTCGTCGTGGTCCCCATCTACAACTGGGTGCTCCCCACGCGCCTGCACGCCTTCAAGGGCGGCTACTTCACCATCGCCTCCCTCCCCTGGTTCATTCACAACTCCCTGTTCTACTTGGTGCGCTACACCATTCTGCCGTTCGTGACGCTCACCCCAGTGGGCCCGCTCTTTCTGCAGGCCATGGGAATGAAAATCGGCAAGCGCGTGCGCATTGGCACGGAGTATTTCTCAGACGTCAACCTCATCACGCTCGGCGACGACGTGGCCATTGGCGGCAGCGCCACCATCTTCTGCCACGTGGCAGGGGGCGGCCATTTAATTATTGCGCCAGTGATCATTGGCGCGCGCGCGCAGATCGGACTCCGCGCCACCATCATGGGCGACGTGCACGTGGGTGAAGACGCCGTGATCCTCGCGCACTCCGTGCTCCTCCCCGGCACCCGCGTGGGGCCGGGGGAGCGATGGGGCGGTGTGCCCGCCCGTCAGATTTCCAAAGACGAGTGGAGCGAGTACGCCAGGACCGTGCTCAGGCGGGTGTGAGCGGACCGCCGCGTGGTGGGTTGTGTGACACCAGCCAGTGGTGTGCAAAACAGAGCAGCGCAATCACCACGGGCACGCCGGAGAGCAGCGCCAGCTGCGACCACTCCATACTTCCCCAATGCAGCGCAGGGTAGATGAGCGCCACCAGCAGGTAGAGCAAGCCGCCCCAATTCTCGAGTGTCCACGCGAGTGCCACCGCGACGCCGAGCAACACGGCCGGTGAGAGGCGAATCAGAAAGCTCCCAAGCTTGTCGCTCATCTCGCCTGGCTCGTTGAACACTTCGAGCGCGAACGACGCGACGAGTAGGGCGTACACAATTCCGAGCACACGCGGCGTCCAGAGCAACGCACGTTCCTGTGAGCGATCCATGAATTTCCTCGGCCGAGAAAAGAAGAGGCTCCAGCGTGACTGCTTCACGCTGGAGCCTCGGCACGCACAAATCCAGAGCGCGTTACATAAAAACCGGATACGGAGTTACACCTCCCACCCCTTCCGATACTCGCGCGTCAGGTAGGCATTCGCCTCTGGCA is a window from the Gemmatimonadota bacterium genome containing:
- a CDS encoding DapH/DapD/GlmU-related protein, which codes for MAFFQESNNPAQRGLIDRLIRRFGTPAWTAAMALMYVVGLSAYGVALVPAFAILERWGLPVWHAAAWWRLPAFAGVVVLSAFAWGFTLLVVVPIYNWVLPTRLHAFKGGYFTIASLPWFIHNSLFYLVRYTILPFVTLTPVGPLFLQAMGMKIGKRVRIGTEYFSDVNLITLGDDVAIGGSATIFCHVAGGGHLIIAPVIIGARAQIGLRATIMGDVHVGEDAVILAHSVLLPGTRVGPGERWGGVPARQISKDEWSEYARTVLRRV
- a CDS encoding diguanylate cyclase — its product is MTVVPAEARHVLSADVPIDQSMLPKYDGMVVRARGRVARFGTSEGGQFLTMRDMRPDAKGTLTIWVPSNHGAPIDLARARFEDSVTVTGIMSRYQDNPSDPIVWQVIPRTNDDVIVPAPVKEVPGWVNGAALAVAVLLALALFAGRWSASRQFRSLRETETRYRQLLALSPDAVLVHADGVVRFANAAAAKLLGLDSEAELSGRTLSDFVPSEFRAPIESPSLPEPGHLALRHRGQLRSHTGRLVDVEATAAPCVYLDRAAVVVLARDITQQLRYERDLQGLALIDELTGIANRRGFSLFAEQELARARRERRVPVVVFADIDLLKQINDAHGHAAGDQAIRIVSAAFRSVLRESDVMARWGGDEFVALIGEGGERTAQQLSARLAGAIAALRPPGLAFTVRASVGMCPLDTTLTLNEALERADAALYEQKRTTT
- a CDS encoding aldolase/citrate lyase family protein, giving the protein MKRLGAGETLLGTLVTDPTPEAGDAYAPLHFDWLFVDGEHGAFTPENVGAYVRRAAHHTMCLVRIATLTEAWLVAAFDGGAVGVIVPLVSDAKMAASAVAAVAGRGAVVVQAETAEAVRNIDAIAATPGVAAVLVGPNDLSASLGMPGEFARDEFQRAVLDIAAGCDRAGVPKGIFGASADAVRPWRERGFTLIVAGVDRVIGAGGSAGAAALRRALDV